One genomic window of Motacilla alba alba isolate MOTALB_02 chromosome 3, Motacilla_alba_V1.0_pri, whole genome shotgun sequence includes the following:
- the FOSL2 gene encoding fos-related antigen 2 isoform X1, whose amino-acid sequence MYQDYPGNFDTSSRGSSGSPGHPETYSSGAAQQKFRVDMPGSGSAFIPTINAITTSQDLQWMVQPTVITSMSSPYSRSHPYSHPLPPLSSVAGHTALQRPGVIKTIGTTVGRRRRDEQLSPEEEEKRRIRRERNKLAAAKCRNRRRELTEKLQAETEVLEEEKSVLQKEIAELQKEKEKLEFMLVAHSPVCKISPEERRSPPSSSLQSIRTGASGAVVVKQEPVEEEIPSSSLVLDKAQRSVIKPISIAGGFYGEEALNTPIVVTSTPAITPGSSNLVFTYPNVLDQESPLSPSESCSKAHRRSSSSGDQSSDSLNSPTLLAL is encoded by the exons ATGTACCAGGACTACCCCGGGAACTTCGACACCTCCTCCAGAGGCAGCAGCGGCTCCCCGGGACACCCCGAGACCTACTCGAGCGGCGCAGCCCAGCAG AAATTTCGAGTAGATATGCCAGGATCAGGCAGTGCTTTTATCCCTACGATCAACGCCATCACAACCAGCCAAGACCTGCAGTGGATGGTCCAGCCCACCGTCATCACCTCCATGTCAAGCCCTTACTCCCGTTCGCACCCCTACAGCCACCCGCTGCCCCCGCTGTCTTCAGTGGCCGGACACACGGCTCTCCAGCGTCCTGGTGTCATCAAAACCATCGGGACCACGGTGGGACGGAGACGGAGAGATGAGCAG CTGTCGcctgaggaagaagagaagcGAAGGATCCGGAGAGAGAGGAACAAGCTGGCAGCTGCTAAGTGTCGTAACAGGCGTCGAGAGCTAACAGAGAAACTCCAGGCG GAAACTGAAGTACTGGAGGAGGAGAAGTCAGTGCTGCAAAAGGAGATCGCTGAGCtccagaaggagaaggagaagctggagTTTATGCTGGTGGCTCACAGCCCTGTGTGCAAAATCAGCCCCGAGGAACGTCGCAGCCCACCAtccagcagcctccagagcaTTCGGACTGGAGCAAGCGGAGCGGTGGTGGTGAAGCAGGAGCCTGTGGAGGAAGAGATCCCATCTTCCTCTTTGGTCCTTGACAAAGCCCAGAGGTCTGTCATTAAGCCCATCAGCATTGCTGGAGGTTTTTATGGGGAGGAGGCACTCAACACTCCCATTGTGGTGACCTCAACACCAGCCATCACTCCTGGCTCCTCCAACTTGGTGTTCACTTACCCTAACGTGTTGGATCAGGAgtctcctctctccccttctGAGTCCTGCTCCAAAGCTCACcggaggagcagcagcagtggggaccAGTCCTCAGATTCCTTGAACTCTCCCACCTTGCTGGCGTTGTAA
- the FOSL2 gene encoding fos-related antigen 2 isoform X2: protein MPGSGSAFIPTINAITTSQDLQWMVQPTVITSMSSPYSRSHPYSHPLPPLSSVAGHTALQRPGVIKTIGTTVGRRRRDEQLSPEEEEKRRIRRERNKLAAAKCRNRRRELTEKLQAETEVLEEEKSVLQKEIAELQKEKEKLEFMLVAHSPVCKISPEERRSPPSSSLQSIRTGASGAVVVKQEPVEEEIPSSSLVLDKAQRSVIKPISIAGGFYGEEALNTPIVVTSTPAITPGSSNLVFTYPNVLDQESPLSPSESCSKAHRRSSSSGDQSSDSLNSPTLLAL, encoded by the exons ATGCCAGGATCAGGCAGTGCTTTTATCCCTACGATCAACGCCATCACAACCAGCCAAGACCTGCAGTGGATGGTCCAGCCCACCGTCATCACCTCCATGTCAAGCCCTTACTCCCGTTCGCACCCCTACAGCCACCCGCTGCCCCCGCTGTCTTCAGTGGCCGGACACACGGCTCTCCAGCGTCCTGGTGTCATCAAAACCATCGGGACCACGGTGGGACGGAGACGGAGAGATGAGCAG CTGTCGcctgaggaagaagagaagcGAAGGATCCGGAGAGAGAGGAACAAGCTGGCAGCTGCTAAGTGTCGTAACAGGCGTCGAGAGCTAACAGAGAAACTCCAGGCG GAAACTGAAGTACTGGAGGAGGAGAAGTCAGTGCTGCAAAAGGAGATCGCTGAGCtccagaaggagaaggagaagctggagTTTATGCTGGTGGCTCACAGCCCTGTGTGCAAAATCAGCCCCGAGGAACGTCGCAGCCCACCAtccagcagcctccagagcaTTCGGACTGGAGCAAGCGGAGCGGTGGTGGTGAAGCAGGAGCCTGTGGAGGAAGAGATCCCATCTTCCTCTTTGGTCCTTGACAAAGCCCAGAGGTCTGTCATTAAGCCCATCAGCATTGCTGGAGGTTTTTATGGGGAGGAGGCACTCAACACTCCCATTGTGGTGACCTCAACACCAGCCATCACTCCTGGCTCCTCCAACTTGGTGTTCACTTACCCTAACGTGTTGGATCAGGAgtctcctctctccccttctGAGTCCTGCTCCAAAGCTCACcggaggagcagcagcagtggggaccAGTCCTCAGATTCCTTGAACTCTCCCACCTTGCTGGCGTTGTAA